A stretch of the Chloroflexota bacterium genome encodes the following:
- a CDS encoding helix-turn-helix domain-containing protein produces PNEVFSRDELAQRVWGYRDASSGRAIDVHIRRLRVKLDSVSAAPPPIISVRGFGYKLVSGHHGVSSVA; encoded by the coding sequence CCAAATGAAGTGTTCTCGCGCGACGAGCTGGCGCAACGCGTGTGGGGCTACCGCGACGCCAGTAGCGGACGCGCCATCGACGTCCACATCCGACGATTACGGGTCAAGCTGGACTCTGTTTCCGCCGCCCCGCCGCCCATCATCTCCGTGCGTGGATTCGGGTACAAGCTCGTATCGGGCCACCATGGAGTTTCTTCCGTCGCCTGA
- a CDS encoding TIGR01777 family oxidoreductase — protein MKIVIAGGTGWLGSALSQSLVRDGHDVVVLSRSTRDPLTSTFPRVVRWDGQTVGSWKGDLDGADAVVNLCGESIASGRWNLERKRRLLTSRTEPTRALVAAIAEVSRKPAVLLNASAVGYYGDRGDHLITEDDPSGTDFLARLVVEWESAAREAEALGVRVCLMRQGIVVGRGGFIGHMAVPFRFFLGAYLGSGRQWVSWVHVDDVVGLFRLALERMDAVGPINVTSPEPVTNRELAQTLGAVLGRPVWFSIPGIMVHAAVGEIADQLLTGQRVVPAAARRLGYAFRAPQLGIALRQALCPAA, from the coding sequence GTGAAAATTGTCATCGCAGGCGGCACCGGCTGGCTGGGGTCCGCGCTGTCACAATCGCTGGTGAGGGACGGGCACGACGTCGTCGTCCTCTCCAGATCGACGCGGGATCCGTTGACGAGCACATTTCCGCGTGTCGTTCGGTGGGATGGCCAAACCGTCGGCTCCTGGAAGGGCGATCTCGACGGCGCCGACGCGGTCGTAAATCTCTGCGGCGAATCCATCGCCTCCGGTCGCTGGAACCTGGAGCGCAAGCGCCGTCTGCTCACCAGCCGAACGGAGCCAACCCGCGCACTGGTCGCGGCAATCGCCGAAGTCTCGCGGAAACCCGCAGTGCTCCTCAATGCATCCGCTGTCGGCTACTACGGCGACCGCGGCGACCACCTCATCACGGAAGATGATCCGTCTGGAACCGATTTCCTCGCGCGACTGGTCGTGGAGTGGGAATCCGCTGCGCGCGAGGCGGAGGCGCTCGGCGTACGCGTCTGCCTGATGCGCCAGGGCATCGTCGTCGGCCGGGGAGGGTTCATCGGGCACATGGCGGTACCGTTTCGCTTCTTCCTGGGCGCATACCTGGGCAGTGGCCGACAATGGGTTTCATGGGTCCACGTTGACGACGTGGTCGGGCTGTTTCGCCTCGCCCTCGAACGAATGGACGCGGTGGGGCCGATCAACGTGACGTCGCCAGAGCCGGTTACGAATCGCGAGCTGGCCCAAACGCTGGGCGCGGTCCTCGGGCGTCCCGTCTGGTTTTCAATCCCTGGAATCATGGTCCATGCAGCCGTCGGCGAGATCGCCGATCAGCTGCTCACGGGACAGCGCGTCGTCCCGGCAGCGGCGCGCCGCCTCGGCTACGCGTTTCGGGCGCCCCAGCTCGGGATAGCGTTGCGTCAAGCCCTTTGCCCTGCCGCGTAA
- a CDS encoding GAF domain-containing protein: protein MELELATIHLPGISDHLRRQCHLIAEHARAVTGAPRAILLLYDETIRRLVTVATPGSEIALQQIAVDLVRRNYPGLDPLALSYRPTINDAVAAAFVGQRTQVNTMEEAFANIMPAPVSAIARGLVGITHVVSTPVVAEGRALGLIRFLVAGPPSAAQQALMEAAASQIGLTLANAELAEQARRQLAATRAMGEVARLSASAGLTVTLDALVGRARDITDADAATVYLVDDDGATFSPAAESLSDQGRAADIGRMATPRREIGTGLVGWVIAAGEAAFVPDVRRDPRTQTRHTAIREGAIAVPMRVGSTVVGCFRISVLGKRRFAEGDLWVAQTLADEAAVALQNAREMERIEARARAEGERVAAARTAREIDAALAELLRCLGTRDLRTEGELRAIVDDARALAQRLETAVQRLSSSDSAREPDGPLPA, encoded by the coding sequence ATGGAACTCGAGCTCGCCACCATCCATCTACCGGGAATATCCGATCATCTGCGCCGCCAGTGCCATCTCATCGCCGAGCACGCGCGCGCGGTGACCGGAGCTCCGCGCGCCATCCTGCTCCTGTACGACGAGACCATTCGTCGCCTCGTCACGGTCGCGACGCCGGGGTCCGAGATCGCCCTGCAGCAGATCGCGGTCGACCTGGTTCGGCGCAACTACCCCGGCCTCGATCCGCTCGCCTTGTCGTACCGTCCGACCATCAACGACGCCGTCGCGGCGGCGTTTGTCGGCCAGCGGACCCAGGTCAACACGATGGAGGAGGCCTTCGCCAACATCATGCCGGCGCCCGTCTCGGCCATCGCACGGGGGCTTGTGGGCATCACCCACGTGGTGTCGACGCCGGTCGTGGCGGAGGGCCGGGCCCTTGGCCTGATCCGCTTCCTGGTCGCCGGGCCCCCGAGCGCTGCTCAGCAGGCGCTCATGGAGGCGGCCGCCAGCCAAATCGGTCTGACGCTCGCGAACGCCGAGCTGGCGGAGCAAGCCCGCCGCCAGCTCGCCGCGACGCGCGCTATGGGCGAGGTCGCCCGGCTCAGCGCGAGCGCCGGCCTCACCGTGACCCTCGATGCGCTCGTCGGTCGAGCCCGCGACATCACGGACGCCGACGCCGCCACCGTGTACCTCGTCGACGATGATGGCGCAACCTTCTCCCCCGCCGCCGAAAGCCTCTCGGATCAGGGTCGCGCGGCCGACATCGGCCGCATGGCGACGCCCAGGCGCGAGATCGGCACCGGGCTCGTGGGTTGGGTCATCGCGGCCGGCGAGGCCGCGTTCGTCCCCGACGTGCGCCGCGACCCGCGCACGCAGACCCGCCACACCGCCATCCGCGAGGGCGCGATTGCCGTTCCCATGCGCGTGGGGAGCACCGTGGTAGGTTGTTTTCGCATAAGCGTGCTGGGCAAGCGGCGCTTCGCCGAGGGCGATCTCTGGGTAGCCCAGACGCTGGCGGATGAGGCTGCCGTTGCGCTGCAGAACGCCCGAGAGATGGAGCGAATCGAGGCGCGAGCCCGAGCAGAGGGCGAACGCGTGGCGGCCGCGCGCACGGCGCGCGAGATAGACGCGGCGCTGGCCGAACTGTTACGCTGCCTCGGTACACGCGACCTGCGCACGGAGGGCGAGCTGCGCGCCATTGTCGACGATGCACGCGCGCTGGCGCAGAGACTCGAAACCGCCGTCCAACGGCTCAGCTCCTCGGACTCAGCTCGTGAGCCCGACGGCCCACTCCCCGCGTAA